The following is a genomic window from Neisseria zalophi.
AAGCGAAATAGCTTCCTTCCGGCACTTTGCATACAAAACCGCTGCCATCTTCGGCATAACGGCAGTTTTCAGCCAAGCCGCTATCAATGCCAGCATCTTCCATGCGGCGTTGTACAAAATTCAGCGAACCGATATCTACAGACGGAAAACCTTCCATTTTTAATACGGCAAACTCACGGTTATCCAAATTGGATTGATAATATTGTGCTTCGCGTGTTATTTCGGGATTCTGATCTTCCGGATAACGGTACATTCCATCGGGAATATCTTTTTCCTCAACCCCGTTCACCGTTAAGACCTTATCTTTATATTCAACTGTATCACCGGGAAGTCCGACAACCCGTTTAATATAATTGATTTTTGTGTCTTCCGGATAATTAAACACAATTACATCGCCGCGTTCTACTTTGCCGGTAGGAATCAAAACATTATTGATAATCGGTGTGCGGATACCGTAGGCAAATTTATTCACCAAAATAAAATCACCTACAACCAAACCAGGCCGCATAGAGCTAGATGGAATTTGGAAGGGTTCTGCCACAAAGGTTCTCAATACGAATACCAATAAGATAATCGGGAAAAAACCGCTCATATAATCGAAAAAGTGATTTGCGCGTGCCTGCCCGGCCTGTTTTTTCAGACGGCTTTTGTGAATAAACCAAACCACCCCGGTAAACAAAACAAAGATCAATAAAACGGCGGTAAAGCTCATAAAGGCAGAAAGCATCCCGAAAACGCCGACCATCATCAGCAAATAACCCCATTGCAGGCTATTGCTCCACTCGCCGGTTTCTTCACGCTCTTTATTACTCTTCGCAAACATCAATAAGCCGATAATAAAAGCAGCAATCGCACCATATAACAGGCTGTTCGTCATTATTTATCCCCCACTTGCAAAATAGCCAAAAATGCACTTTGCGGAATTTCCACATTGCCCACCTGCTTCATACGGCGTTTACCGGCTTTTTGCTTTTCAAGCAGCTTTTTCTTACGGGTAATATCGCCGCCATAACATTTCGCCAATACGTTTTTACGCAGGGCTTTAACGGTTTCACGGGCGATAATCTGACTGCCTATGGCCGCCTGAACGGCAATATCAAACATTTGGCGCGGAATCAGCTCACGCATTTTCGCCGCCAATTCACGCCCCCGATATACGGCATTGGAACGGTGGACAATCAAGCTTAACGCATCCACTTTTTCACCATTCACCATAATATCGAGTTTAATCAGATCGGCCGCCTGAAATTCTTTAAATTCGTAATCTAATGAAGCATAGCCGCGCGAAGTGGATTTTAATTTGTCGAAGAAATCCATAACGACTTCGTTCATCGGCAAATCATAAGTCAGCATAACCTGCCGCCCCATGTATTGCATATTTTGCTGAACACCGCGCTTTTGATTACATAAAGTCATCACGGCACCGACATATTCCTGCGGCACCAAAATGGTTGCCGTAATAATCGGCTCGAAGATGGTTTCGATAGTGCCGATATCAGGCAATTTGGAGGGGTTTTCCAC
Proteins encoded in this region:
- the lepB gene encoding signal peptidase I, with translation MTNSLLYGAIAAFIIGLLMFAKSNKEREETGEWSNSLQWGYLLMMVGVFGMLSAFMSFTAVLLIFVLFTGVVWFIHKSRLKKQAGQARANHFFDYMSGFFPIILLVFVLRTFVAEPFQIPSSSMRPGLVVGDFILVNKFAYGIRTPIINNVLIPTGKVERGDVIVFNYPEDTKINYIKRVVGLPGDTVEYKDKVLTVNGVEEKDIPDGMYRYPEDQNPEITREAQYYQSNLDNREFAVLKMEGFPSVDIGSLNFVQRRMEDAGIDSGLAENCRYAEDGSGFVCKVPEGSYFALGDNRDGSSDSRYWGFIDDRLVVGKAFLIWMNFNDMSRVGQTIH